A window of the Carassius auratus strain Wakin unplaced genomic scaffold, ASM336829v1 scaf_tig00217319, whole genome shotgun sequence genome harbors these coding sequences:
- the LOC113100648 gene encoding uncharacterized protein LOC113100648 — translation MSHMKVLEFMKKNFGPFSQFVSLTDLISINRLFDPLETLDNLTPKQVAGLLVEELPGLPEKKVVINTVFDHLFVSPVERGLPDVLQNLLSISQMTIIPCSSYILIFQRLFQALPFLPTEMETVVFQTTGELKQNGARDSPIRCIVSAPCSVDLQQYVCSSLTGITAGNLAELLKCQLSSSRTYSKEIWKLFFTKANDVLDGALVIFSSAAANMSQPIRGDVVSQVLDVVGELRLERISPDQWTDLAFISMLLGQYLKPFLPFASPSLLLCTSSKNLSCQTYQHILSEVPLVNEIQGRDMANFFILPFLRRNATDAGCVATANNSVEWLQKNFGPFSQFVSPTDLISINRLFDPLETLDNLTPKQVAGLLVEELPGLPEKKVVINTVFDHLFVSPVERGLPDVLQNLLSISQTTIIPCSSYILIFQRLFQALPFLPTEMETVVFQTTGELKQNGARDCSLPEPPTCLVTPANVTRVCSGVNSNETLLSAALVSAPCSVDLQQYVCSSLTGITAGNLAELLKCQLSSSRSYSKEIWKLFFTKANDVLDGALVIFSSAAANMSQPIRGDVVSQVLDVVGELRLERISPDQWTDLAFISMLLGQYLKPFLPFASPSLLLCTSSKNLSCQTYQHILSEVPLVNEIQGRDMANFFILPFLRRNATDAGCVATANNSVEWLQKNFGPFSQFVSLTDLISINRLFDPLETLDNLTPKQVAGLLVEELPGLPEKKVVINTVFDHLFVSPVERGLPDVLQNLLSISQMTIIPCSSYILIFQRLFQALPFLPTEMETVVFQTTGELKQNGARDCSLPEPPTVPEPPTCLFTPVNATRVCSGVNSNETLLSALTGITAGNLAELLKCQLSSSRTYSKEIWKLFFTKANDVLDGALVIFSSAAANMSQPIRGDVVSQVLDVVGELRLERISPDQWTDLSFISMLLGQYLKPFLPFASPSLLLCTSSKNLSCQTYQHILSEVPLVNEIQGRDMANFFILPFLRRNATDAGCVATANNSVEWLQKNFGPFSQFVSLTDLISINRLFDPVCLHIYTCDFIKDDL, via the exons ATGTCTCATATGAAGGTTCTGGAGTTCATGAAG AAGAACTTTGGCCCGTTCTCTCAGTTCGTGTCTCTCACAGATCTGATCTCCATCAACAGACTCTTTGATCCC TTGGAGACCCTGGACAATCTCACTCCCAAGCAGGTGGCTGGACTGTTGGTTGAAGAGCTACCTGGTCTCCCAGAGAAGAAAGTCGTCATCAATACAGTGTTTGATCATCTGTTTGTGTCTCCTGTGGAGCGAGGACTTCCTGATGTTCTTCAAAACCTGCTCTCAATCTCACAGATG ACCATTATTCCGTGCAGCTCCTACATACTGAT ATTCCAGAGGCTGTTTCAGGCGTTACCTTTCCTGCCGACGGAGATGGAGACTGTGGTCTTCCAAACAACTGGAGAACTCAAGCAGAATGGAGCAAGAG ACTCTCCTATCCGCTGCATCGTGAGCGCCCCCTGTAGTGTGGACCTGCAGCAGTACGTTTGCTCTTCG CTCACCGGCATCACTGCTGGAAACCTGGCTGAACTCCTGAAGTGTCAACTTTCAAGCAGCAGAACTTACTCCAAGGAGATCTGGAAACTATTTTTCACCAAAGCAAATGATGTTCTGGACGGAGCCCTCGTCATATTCTCCAGCGCAGCAGCAAATATG tctcagccaatcagaggtgATGTCGTGTCCCAAGTGCTGGATGTGGTTGGAGAGCTGAGACTGGAGCGCATCAGTCCTGACCAATGGACAGACCTCGCTTTCATCAGCATGTTGTTGGGTCAATATCTGAAGCCGTTTTTACCATTTGCGTCACCATCCCTACTGCTGTGCACCAGCAGCAAAAACCTCAGCTGCCAAACTTACCAGCACAT TCTGTCAGAGGTCCCACTCGTCAATGAGATTCAAGGAAGAGACATGGCGAACTTCTTCATTCTGCCCTTCCTGAGAAGAAACGCAACAG atgcgGGCTGTGTGGCGACTGCTAACAACAGTGTTGAGTGGCTGCAGAAGAACTTTGGCCCGTTCTCTCAGTTCGTGTCTCCCACAGATCTGATCTCCATCAACAGACTCTTTGATCCC TTGGAGACCCTGGACAATCTCACTCCCAAGCAGGTGGCTGGACTGTTGGTTGAAGAGCTACCTGGTCTCCCAGAGAAGAAAGTCGTCATCAATACAGTGTTTGATCATCTGTTTGTGTCTCCTGTGGAGCGAGGACTTCCTGATGTTCTTCAAAACCTGCTCTCAATCTCACAGACG ACCATTATTCCGTGCAGCTCCTACATACTGAT ATTCCAGAGGCTGTTTCAGGCGTTACCTTTCCTGCCGACGGAGATGGAGACTGTGGTCTTCCAAACAACTGGAGAACTCAAGCAGAATGGAGCAAGAG ACTGTTCACTCCCCGAACCTCCAACA TGTCTGGTCACTCCTGCGAATG TTACCAGAGTTTGTTCAGGAGTCAACAG TAACGAGACTCTCCTATCCGCTGCACTCGTGAGCGCCCCCTGTAGTGTGGACCTGCAGCAGTACGTTTGCTCTTCG CTCACCGGCATCACTGCTGGAAACCTGGCTGAACTCCTGAAGTGTCAACTTTCAAGCAGCAGAAGTTACTCCAAGGAGATCTGGAAACTATTTTTCACCAAAGCAAATGATGTTCTGGACGGAGCCCTCGTCATATTCTCCAGCGCAGCAGCAAATATG tctcagccaatcagaggtgATGTCGTGTCCCAAGTGCTGGATGTGGTTGGAGAGCTGAGACTGGAGCGCATCAGTCCTGACCAATGGACAGACCTCGCTTTCATCAGCATGTTGTTGGGTCAATATCTGAAGCCGTTTTTACCATTTGCGTCACCATCCCTACTGCTGTGCACCAGCAGCAAAAACCTCAGCTGCCAAACTTACCAGCACAT TCTGTCAGAGGTCCCACTCGTCAATGAGATTCAAGGAAGAGACATGGCAAACTTCTTCATTCTGCCCTTCCTGAGAAGAAACGCAACAG atgcgGGCTGTGTGGCGACTGCTAACAACAGTGTTGAGTGGCTGCAGAAGAACTTTGGCCCGTTCTCTCAGTTCGTGTCTCTCACAGATCTGATCTCCATCAACAGACTCTTTGATCCC TTGGAGACCCTGGACAATCTCACTCCCAAGCAGGTGGCTGGACTGTTGGTTGAAGAGCTACCTGGTCTCCCAGAGAAGAAAGTCGTCATCAATACAGTGTTTGATCATCTGTTTGTGTCTCCTGTGGAGCGAGGACTTCCTGATGTTCTTCAAAACCTGCTCTCAATCTCACAGATG ACCATTATTCCGTGCAGCTCCTACATACTGAT ATTCCAGAGGCTGTTTCAGGCGTTACCTTTCCTGCCGACGGAGATGGAGACTGTGGTCTTCCAAACAACTGGAGAACTCAAGCAGAATGGAGCAAGAG ACTGTTCACTTCCTGAACCGCCAACAGTACCTGAACCTCCAACA TGTCTGTTCACTCCTGTGAATG CTACCAGAGTTTGTTCAGGAGTCAACAG TAACGAGACTCTCCTATCCGCT CTCACCGGCATCACTGCTGGAAACCTGGCTGAACTCCTGAAGTGTCAACTTTCAAGCAGCAGAACTTACTCCAAGGAGATCTGGAAACTATTTTTCACCAAAGCAAATGATGTTCTGGACGGAGCCCTCGTCATATTCTCCAGCGCAGCAGCAAATATG tctcagccaatcagaggtgATGTCGTGTCCCAAGTGCTGGATGTGGTTGGAGAGCTGAGACTGGAGCGCATCAGTCCTGACCAATGGACAGACCTCTCTTTCATCAGCATGTTGTTGGGTCAATATCTGAAGCCGTTTTTACCATTTGCGTCACCATCCCTACTGCTGTGCACCAGCAGCAAAAACCTCAGCTGCCAAACTTACCAGCACAT TCTGTCAGAGGTCCCACTCGTCAATGAGATTCAAGGAAGAGACATGGCGAACTTCTTCATTCTGCCCTTCCTGAGAAGAAACGCAACAG atgcgGGCTGTGTGGCGACTGCTAACAACAGTGTTGAGTGGCTGCAGAAGAACTTTGGCCCGTTCTCTCAGTTCGTGTCTCTCACAGATCTGATCTCCATCAACAGACTCTTTGATCCCGTATGTCTCCACATCTACACTTGTGATTTCATCAAAGATGATTTATAA
- the LOC113100649 gene encoding uncharacterized protein LOC113100649, with amino-acid sequence MINLTLAELAAPFKQNSSQQPVNFDPMNVKDWFSHVVSPVLRRFLPPDQIEIHPNLTAVFHNQFYIETGMGAGAQNESQDICSVFIDNRTCGLTDLVEHVATVLHCAARSDLTLNEETLSSVLLHLSMNLNALLQQLSMTNFSSQSSPFNDILDQMVHDTFTMSNLQDESFVRLWFQIKLKPLLSTLTPEYLTCLSHKEFSCQTFQILVSELSDNMLLVSEEGVQDVYQYFIRPFLSRQNVSGGCPAENSSIWITLNLGGFSKFATLREMYQLNQDFNAIDALVVLSPRQTAELIVEDFAGLPEKSVIINIVFDHILVSPEDRRLLEMLRYLIMLAGQMGLECSSYQQIVQRLQDSVVPPHMKEPIKYYISQLEQMAPPGCFPPPVTCISTTINETSICNEISSLSQSEGDVVSQVLDVVGELRLERISPDQWTDLSFISMLLGQYLKPFLPFASPSLLLCTSSKNLSCQTYQHILSEVPLVNEIQGRDMANFFILPFLRRNATDAGCVATANNSVEWLQKNFGPFSQFVSLTDLISINRLFDPLETLDNLTPKQVAGLLVEELPGLPEKKVVINTVFDHLFVSPVERGLPDVLQNLLSISQTTIIPCSSYILIFQRLFQALPFLPTEMETVVFQTTGELKQNGARDCSLPNLQHNETFLSAALVSAPCSVDLQQYVCSSLTGITAGNLAELLKCQLSSSRSYSKEIWKLFFTKANDVLDGALVIFSSAAANMSQPIRGDVVSQVLDVVGELRLERISPDQWTDLSFISMLLGQYLKPFLPFASPSLLLFSQIPEAVSGVTFPADGDGDCVVFQTTGELKQNGARGHS; translated from the exons ATGATCAACCTGACGCTCGCTGAGCTCGCCGCACCATTCAAGCAGAATTCCAGCCAACAGCCGGTCAATTTTGACCCCATGAATGTTAAAGACTGGTTCTCGCATGTTGTTTCTCCTGTACTTCGGCGATTCCTTCCTCCGGACCAGATAGAAATCCATCCCAACCTCACGGCTGTCTTCCATAACCAGTT CTACATTGAGACGGGGATGGGAGCTGGAGCCCAGAATGAAAGTCAGGACATCTGTAGTGTCTTTATTGATAATAGAACATGTGGG CTTACGGACCTGGTGGAACATGTGGCAACTGTCCTGCACTGTGCAGCACGCTCAGACCTCACGCTCAATGAGGAGACGCTCTCAAGTGTCCTCCTGCATCTTTCCATGAACCTCAACGCTCTTCTGCAGCAGCTCTCCATGACC AACTTCAGTTCCCAGAGTTCTCCCTTCAATGACATTCTGGACCAAATGGTTCATGACACCTTCACGATGAGCAACCTGCAGGACGAGTCATTTGTAAGATTATGGTTCCAGATCAAGTTAAAGCCTCTTCTCTCCACACTGACTCCAGAATATCTCACGTGCCTCAGTCACAAAGAGTTCAGCTGCCAGACCTTCCAGATACT TGTTTCAGAACTCAGTGACAACATGCTACTGGTGTCAGAAGAAGGTGTGCAGGATGTTTATCAGTATTTCATCAGACCCTTCCTGAGCCGACAAAATGTTTCAG GTGGCTGCCCTGCAGAGAACAGCAGCATCTGGATTACTCTGAATCTTGGTGGATTTTCAAAGTTTGCCACATTGAGGGAAATGTACCAGCTAAACCAAGACTTCAACGCT ATAGATGCACTGGTGGTTCTCTCCCCCAGACAGACAGCTGAACTCATAGTTGAGGATTTTGCAGGTCTGCCAGAGAAAAGTGTTATCATAAACATAGTTTTTGATCATATCCTGGTGTCTCCTGAAGACCGTCGACTGCTTGAGATGCTTAGATATCTCATAATGCTCGCTGGCCAG ATGGGTTTGGAGTGCTCATCATACCAGCAGAT AGTTCAGAGGCTGCAGGATTCTGTGGTTCCTCCACACATGAAGGAACCCATCAAGTACTACATAAGTCAGCTGGAACAAATGGCACCTCCTG GCTGTTTTCCTCCACCTGTTACG TGTATTTCAACAACAATCAATG AAACCTCAATTTGTAATGAAATCAGCAG tctcagccaatcagaaggtGATGTCGTGTCCCAAGTGCTGGATGTGGTTGGAGAGCTGAGACTGGAGCGCATCAGTCCTGACCAATGGACAGACCTCTCTTTCATCAGCATGTTGTTGGGTCAATATCTGAAGCCGTTTTTACCATTTGCGTCACCATCCCTACTGCTGTGCACCAGCAGCAAAAACCTCAGCTGCCAAACTTACCAGCACAT TCTGTCAGAGGTCCCACTCGTCAATGAGATTCAAGGAAGAGACATGGCAAACTTCTTCATTCTGCCCTTCCTGAGAAGAAACGCAACAG atgcgGGCTGTGTGGCGACTGCTAACAACAGTGTTGAGTGGCTGCAGAAGAACTTTGGCCCGTTCTCTCAGTTCGTGTCTCTCACAGATCTGATCTCCATCAACAGACTCTTTGATCCC TTGGAGACCCTGGACAATCTCACTCCCAAGCAGGTGGCTGGACTGTTGGTTGAAGAGCTACCTGGTCTCCCAGAGAAGAAAGTCGTCATCAATACAGTGTTTGATCATCTGTTTGTGTCTCCTGTGGAGCGAGGACTTCCTGATGTTCTTCAAAACCTGCTCTCAATCTCACAGACG ACCATTATTCCGTGCAGCTCCTACATACTGAT ATTCCAGAGGCTGTTTCAGGCGTTACCTTTCCTGCCGACGGAGATGGAGACTGTGGTCTTCCAAACAACTGGAGAACTCAAGCAGAATGGAGCAAGAG ACTGTTCACTCCCGAACCTCCAACA TAACGAGACTTTCCTATCCGCTGCACTCGTGAGCGCCCCCTGTAGTGTGGACCTGCAGCAGTACGTTTGCTCTTCG CTCACCGGCATCACTGCTGGAAACCTGGCTGAACTCCTGAAGTGTCAACTTTCAAGCAGCAGAAGTTACTCCAAGGAGATCTGGAAACTATTTTTCACCAAAGCAAATGATGTTCTGGACGGAGCCCTCGTCATATTCTCCAGCGCAGCAGCAAATATG tctcagccaatcagaggtgATGTCGTGTCCCAAGTGCTGGATGTGGTTGGAGAGCTGAGACTGGAGCGCATCAGTCCTGACCAATGGACAGACCTCTCTTTCATCAGCATGTTGTTGGGTCAATATCTGAAGCCGTTTTTACCATTTGCGTCACCATCCCTACTGCTGTTTTCTCAGATTCCAGAGGCTGTTTCAGGCGTTACCTTTCCTGCCGACGGAGATGGAGACTGTGTGGTCTTCCAAACAACTGGAGAACTCAAGCAGAATGGAGCAAGAGGTCATTCTTGA